The genomic stretch CCCACGTAGAAATGGCAATCCTCACAAGCAAACCCAAAACCACCTCCATATGTATAGCCGCCGCATGCCGTGCAACGTATGCGATCTGAACTTTGAAATGGAGCCAAGAGGTGCTTCTTGTGACCATCGTGTTTGACGCTACTCGTGATCATGCTAGCACTCGCACACTTGATACAAATGCTTAGTTCACAAGGTTTGCAATTATAATAGTTAGCATTGGTCCACCGGTAACATGCCTGGCATGTAAAATGACCAACTGCACTCGGATTATGCATCAATGAGAATGGGTGCTGGGGATGCTGTGGGATGTGCAATTTAGGAGGGAGGTTAGAACAAGTTAAATGGACAACGTAACCACACTCGGCACAAGCATAGTAGTGGGGATCATCAGATGAGCAAATAGGTTCAATGCACACGTCACATACTAATAATGCTTTTGCTTCTTCCTGATCGTCACTAGTAGTACTCTCTATCTCATCTAAGTTTTGTACTTTCTCTAAAAGAACAAGCGGATGCTTCCTGTGCGATATCAAAAATATCTCTTCTGGAATATTCGATTTGACTGAGTCATTACTGTTACTGATCTCATCCTCCTTGAGAAGAAAACGGGCGATCAATTCTTGAGCTGTGTTATTGGATGGTAGTTTCACCACATTTTGAACTTGTTCTCCTCTAACAACCCACAAGACAAGAAACTCAGAGGATAGAATGCCAAAATTATTTCATCATGATTATGGTAAAAGGGCAAAAAACTAAATTTTTGGCggcgggaaaaaaaaaaagctaaagaATCAACCATTGCGTTAACAATAGCAAGCAAGACAAAGAAAAGCTCTTACGAGATAGGATATTCAATATCTTCACGTAGCTGCTCTTCATCCTTTTGAGAGATCACAACACATGTAATGTGGACGAAGTATCTGCAAGGACCGCAATAATAGACCCAATCACGCAGACGTACCTTTTTCCAACAAACAGAGCATTGTTGTGGAAATTTGCGGTGGTCAGACGGAAGAGAATAAGCCAGTTGGAGTGAGTGATTATGATCCTTGTGCTTCACTTTTGTTGGCCGCAAGGCACATTTTTTGTGGATCCAAAATTGACAAGTAGGACACAAATAGGACGAATCTTCATCAACCTTACCGCAAGCATCACACAAGAAAGAAGCAGGTTTTTCTAGTTGTATAAGACGGTGGTGATGACAATCGAGCTCAATTTCCCGCTGCTCCAAAATTTCCGGCTGATCCAAAATAGCACACGACACATCGAGATCAAATTCGCACAAGGAACAGTGgtaggtgaaaaacttccaatcATCTTGGCCACACGCATCACAGATACAACTACGAGAATAATAAGGTGGCTTCCCAAGGAGGACTAAGTCATGCTGAGAATGCATCGGATGCCTAATTTGTCGAGGAAGCTCCGCACATATTTTGTGAAGAAAGAAATGACAAGCAAAGCAACAGTACGCCGCAGGATCCCAGATTTGCTCCTGACACCCATAACAGACTACAAACTTTCGATCAATACTACCGTCGTCGTTTTCCTTCCGCAACTCACTCAGGATGAGAGGGTGTTCCTCATGACTGAAATGGTTAAGTTGTTTTTCTTCCATATGTCTAATAACTATTAGGATCTTGTGTCTGGTATGGTTATTGAAAGACTTTGAAATTAGAGGGCAAAATAAGAAGCAGAAAAGAATGATTGGTGGTGAATGTGTCCTTCCACATAAAATGACAACTTTTGTTAGATGCTACTTTCTATAAGAAACATATGATTCCATACATTCTTTTTGGTTCCTTTTGGTTAATTTACGCTGCCTttgtttattcttttctttaattgcTTTTGGCATAATTTCATTCCATTGAAATCATCTCAAGTTaaattttaaacataaaattgatcattttacatTTACCTTGTCAAAATATTTTGTACAAAGATACCAATCgagctggaaaatttcccagCTTTCAGAATTACACTCAAGAATTTGGAAAGTCAACTTAAGTGCCTcaagcactatagtttgagttttgATCTAAATTATGTGAAAATCACAAATTGAGTATGTgaccaaaaatgaattttcggACAAAATGGTGTATTTTACAGGTGTGATGGTGTATTTATCATTTCAAAAGCGAGGAACTAATGTACAAAAGTTCAAGTTTGCACAATAGATCTTCAAACCGCACCAAAATTTTACTTTGTCCattgaaccttttttttttttcccccaaaagTATCATTTTAAAAGTAAGGAACTTAAAAAGGTTAAAAACCTGAAACCGCACCAAAATTTTACTTTGTCAATTTCACCCATTTACTTTcaaatgttttttcttttcggTCATTCCTTTCATTCATCATGTGTAATTAAATGTCCCCTGTACAACATTACCGTGAGTATATTTATGTATTTGAATTTCAGTGgataaaatgacataaaaagaaaattacacAAAATTCAGTAGCTGAAATAAAACTTTGAAATGATTTGGTGACaggaaattttttgaaaaaatgtgCTGGCATTGGGCAAGGAGGGATTATGCTCCAAGATGGTGTGCGAATCTAGCTCAATTGTGTAATTGCTTCTGTCAAAGATGATACAAGCAAACTGACTAAATGACCAAAAAGTGcataatttgaaatttaatggATAAATTCACGGGTAAACATATTCATTGGGCGGGCAAAACAAAATTCTGAAATAACTTGGTGTCTACAAATACGATTGAATTGGTTCCTTAGTCTTCACTTATTCCAAGTTCATATTCAAAGGCAACTTATTATTCTTTACCTAAAGGTAGCAAAATAACAATCCTGAAATAATCAATTTATGTTTGTTGGTACTTTGATTGACTTGATTACAAAAGCAAGGTATGATTCCATGCGTTCCTCTTGTCTCTTTTGGCTATTCTACATTGCCTTTATTTACTCTTTTCTCTACGGTATTCTAGCATTCTAGCCAAACTTCCTTTACTTGTTTAAATTTGTATATTCTCTTTTTGACTTTAGGTTCTTCATGTAACTTGTTGGGAAAAGGGAATATGattgaaaaaatttttattggaCGAAAAAAAAGTgagaattttttaaaacaattagACTTGCAAGAGTTATAGTGCAAATTGTATAGAATCTATAAGGTACCAAGAAGAAATAGTGAAAGATGattttttattgcttgaaaaaaaTAAGCTAAATGAATGTGGAGAGCGATATCTAATAAGGCAAATTTGGAGTAGTAGTGTAGTGAAAATCGTGAAATCTTCCACCTCAGGAACTAGGGCTCtttttaattgaggaattaaaaaTTAgaccaatcaagaaaacaaggtTCATATTATGCATTTCATTTCttacttgattttattttttatgtctTTGAAAGTTTGTGATGTTAAAAGAAATAATGCATTCGAAATGGGAAAATCATGCCAGTTACATGTAATTACTTTTGTACTTTTTTAGTTCCCTATTCTTAAGATCAAGCATTTTGGTTCCTCATGTTTGACATTTTTTTGTGGCATATTTTTCATCTCtcaattttaaaataaaaaatttgatccGTCACATATCCACAGTGCACCATTTTTGCTTTGAAACTAATTATTGATCACATGTTTTCACTTGAAATGACTAAAAGAAATGTGTCAACATATTGAGATTATATGTGTAAAATTGGAAGATAGTCACAAAATTTACTAGTTATGCAATTTAAAGATAAAACTACAGCTAGAAACTATGCCTCAGTTTGtgtgtttccaatttagataaAAAGTAAGAATACTCGAAAAATCAAAAATAATTTACAATGTTCctaaatttcaaccaaaatatTTTAACAATGAgggaaaaaatattttattatgtTAGTAGTATACAAAATAATCTTTTGTATGCTGAAATCTCCTCAAGTCAAAATTTGGATATAAGTCTAAGCATTTTACTTTT from Coffea eugenioides isolate CCC68of chromosome 8, Ceug_1.0, whole genome shotgun sequence encodes the following:
- the LOC113781610 gene encoding uncharacterized protein LOC113781610, yielding MEEKQLNHFSHEEHPLILSELRKENDDGSIDRKFVVCYGCQEQIWDPAAYCCFACHFFLHKICAELPRQIRHPMHSQHDLVLLGKPPYYSRSCICDACGQDDWKFFTYHCSLCEFDLDVSCAILDQPEILEQREIELDCHHHRLIQLEKPASFLCDACGKVDEDSSYLCPTCQFWIHKKCALRPTKVKHKDHNHSLQLAYSLPSDHRKFPQQCSVCWKKVRLRDWVYYCGPCRYFVHITCVVISQKDEEQLREDIEYPISGEQVQNVVKLPSNNTAQELIARFLLKEDEISNSNDSVKSNIPEEIFLISHRKHPLVLLEKVQNLDEIESTTSDDQEEAKALLVCDVCIEPICSSDDPHYYACAECGYVVHLTCSNLPPKLHIPQHPQHPFSLMHNPSAVGHFTCQACYRWTNANYYNCKPCELSICIKCASASMITSSVKHDGHKKHLLAPFQSSDRIRCTACGGYTYGGGFGFACEDCHFYVGYNCALLPPTTTQRWDKHPLLLIYPPYFEHPEEFYCVLCETEINPNHWMYHCRECDYSLHPLCIPQIGRVKYGRFLNVNNHSHPLTHVPEAKYKSFCGSCNNRRLDWEEAFECDSCRFYLCPDCAYERELTDYEE